The sequence below is a genomic window from Sebastes fasciatus isolate fSebFas1 chromosome 11, fSebFas1.pri, whole genome shotgun sequence.
cccaaagcccaagatgacgtcctcaaaatgtcttgttttgtccacaactcacaGATACtcagtttaccgtcatagaggagtaaagaaaccaggaaatattcacatttaagaagctggaaaaatgactcaaaccgattaatcaattatcaaaatagttggcgatcaatttaatagttgacaactaaacGATAAATCGTTGCAATTCTACATGtaagagcattttaatgttgtagttggtCAATGTGGAGCCACTTTTAGATATATTGTAcactactgggtagattagtagtacagtactgcatcatatcacattttttttatgttaaaagtAACTGTAAGTGTCAAATacatgtagtagagtataaagtacaatattacctgctgaaatgtagtagagaagaagtataaagtagcatagaatggaaatactgaagtaaaatacaagtatgtcaATTTTAAATGTCCTTAGTATATTACACTAATGGTAATTTATGCTTTAGAATGATTAGCTCAACAAATGAGCCCAGTTCAACCAATCACTGAAAGCAATTTGCCCCCGAATCACCATGGTGACATCAACCCACCAATTGCAATGCAGCAAGGGGCAGCAAGTGTTCGCTCCGAGTTTGTACAAACAGGCTGTATGAACTGAGAGCATCAGATATTTTCTCACATGTTGGCCTAGTCTGTGAAGTGTGGGGAAATGTCAGGAAAATCAATAGATAAGGACCACATCAGCCTGAGCTTGTCTGGCCTAGCAACAGAGCATCCCCATGGTGATGTCAATTACCTCTGCTTTACAACAAAAACACCAGGAAGAGCAAAACAGTCTCTGCAATGCTGTAAAACTTTTAATGCAGTCTCCTGGTTACATTGAGGAATTTGTAagaaacttctttttttttgttttccatccAGACAGGTAGGTAACACAGTGAATGTGAGAATCGTATTGATAGCTGTTTTTTGCAGCTCACTCCGTTTTCTATTCTCCTCATGGACGCCACATTAGTCAGGGAGAGGTATAATGTAACGAGCAGTAAGGTGCGCATAATTGCATATTAGCAGCAACACACTTGGCTGCACGGGAGGTGACTGCGCTAACGAACAGAGAGGCGTTATTAATCACCAATTAATAAAAGCAGGCAGATATCACACTCGGTATATGGCACGCATGGTTTCCCTTTGTTTCCACTGGCTGGTCCAAGCCTGttctcttatttatttcataaGATTGATCCTGTTCCTGTGCCGTGTTGTCTATTGAGTTCTGACTCTGATCCAGCCCCCTAGGAGTCAAATGAGGAGTGTTTGGCCATGTTTGTTAGCAgattacatgtgtgtgtgtgcgctctatGAATGAGTCCCAGAAACGGAGGGAACACCAACAGACATAGCTAATCAAAGAGGATTATAGGGAAAgaaacaaaagaataaaaataccAAATTCTGTTTATGCACCAGGAGCAAAAAAAGAAGCACTTATTGGACTAGTAAATGTGTTGCCACCAGGGCAGAGACAGTGATGGAGACCATGTAATCAACATACACTGGCCAAGTTGCTCTTGGGGCCCAAGACAAGAGGATATGTGTCAAGGATAATTTGTGGCCCTTAGCAAGAAACAAAACGAGCCTTCCAGCTTCAAATACTGTTACAGTGCGCCTCCTGTCTGTTCCCCCACTGACAGCCAGCGCAGTGCATTTTGCCAGGTTGGAGCACAGTTAATATGAAAATGTGAGGGCTAGATAGCGAGGCGGAGGAAAATGGTGAGATAGATAGGCCTGAGAGAGGGGGAAaggagaacagagaggaggaggagaaactaGAGGAGAGCTAAAGGCCTCTCACTCGctctcctctccagctctgTAACGGCCCACAGTGCCTGCTTCACACAGAGCGGCCAGCTGTACAGCAAATGTGCCTTTCCCTCTCCGCCCCCGAACCTTTCCACCCCTCCAGTGCCCCCCTCTGCCTGGGCCGACCGGGCCACCGGCTCCTCTCTGCGAGAGAAGGCTCCTCCCTGACTTGGCTTCGAGCTCGGTGCTGTCACCAGCCCAAAAAAATCCGTAGAGGTGACCCCAAAAAGCACTTTTCTGGGATggggtttggtttgttttgtttacaactGTCCTTCTGAGCGCTGCCACCTTGGCAGTAGCTGCTTGGAATGGACAGGAGTGGGACGAGAATTGGATTGAAAGCGGATATAACGGGAAAGCAAAAACCCTTTTCACCTTTAAAACCCTTTAAGACAGAGCCCGTGCTTCAAAACATGTCTGAAAATCCACACAGGGACATTTGAAACAGTGCGATAAATGGGCCAAACGTGCCCCCCATGAGGCTCCAAATGTCATAGTTTACAGAGGGGTCAAAGTGAAGCAATGGGGCGGCATGATGGCATGCTGATAAAACCAAACAGGCTTTTGTGTCAATGAAAGACCTTCAAAGGtcctcttaaaaaaacaaaacagacgaCTTTATGAAAGCATTGTGAttttaaatattgctttccGATGCAATTACTACACATCAATACGGCAAATTGAACTGCAGGACAGATTTGTTttctaatctaaaaaaaaatagaaataaaaaggtTTGATAGTGACTGCAGCAGCTGAAAGCTGTATAAATCTGTGTGTCTCTAGAGAAAAATCGGACACCCTCAATTCTGTAAGTGAGCCATGCCAAAAAAACTCTAAACTAAAGAGTGGCCAGCTGTCTTCTGGCCTGCTATTAAATTGCTCCTTGGATGGTGGCGATatcatttttttctccataGGAGTATCACACCAGGTCCCCAAACAGAGCGACCAGCTGTACTGCAAATGTGTACTGATCCATCTGGGCCCTAGCAGGCTGCGGCCTCCATCTTAAAACACGTGGGGCCGTTCACAGGCTTGGCTGGGGCTGGTCTGCAACACACCCCCTCTGCACCCACGGCCACCTCCTTTCCCTTTCATTTACCTCTATTATCATAGTAAATGTCGAGTAGCTGGGCACCGGAGCTGTGCTTAATGTCTGAAGCAGGACCGTCATCGTCTGAGCTTAATATGCATGCATCAAAATGCGCTGGCAGTCGTACAGAAGAGGCAGCACCTCGGACCGATGGGTGGAGGCTGAGTGCACTTGGGTTTGAGGAGACTATTGTGTTACAAAAGGCAGCTAATATGGACTTGTCTGGGTGAGACAGGCTCAGGTTTTGTTGTTCCATACACTTAGCACTACGGTTATGTCACGGCACATCACTATATATAGAGTTATCAGTGTGAACTGACACCACGGAGCGGGGCATGGATGAAAACAACACCCCTATGAATCCAGCGTCTGCTCCATTACCTACGCTAATAACGCTGACAGCTGAGCGGAGATGACCCCAGCCCCCTGTTTCCCCTCTCCTGTGCAGATGGCCATTAAAAGGAGAAAGTGTCCCCTTTTCAGTAGAGAAGGTATTTAGAGCTTTTCCTAATgagtatttttttctgtgtttttggcCCAAATTGGCTTTGCAGTGATTACAGGCTGGATTGAATTTAACCCCATTCTACATGAAAAGGGACCAATACTTCAGAAGCTATATAAAACCAAGAGATCAACGCTACTAAGCCGGCGCATACATTTATACCTCTTCAGTCAAATATATTccctttttgtttctttgtttcacAAAACGCAGCCCCTTCTTGACAACTTCATCTTTCTACCAAATTTTCATTACGACGAGTTCTGTTTTCCCCATATTTTAGAGATCACAAAACGAATGCATGGAGCAGAAACCCTTTTGAGGAGCCTGATGAAACCCGTGATCATGTTGAATACAAAGCAACGGCATATCAGAGAAGTAAGACATCAGACAATAACCCAATCACCTATCCTCCTGTTATCTTAAGCTGTCTGAATTCCACTATTACGGGGGAACTGTGTGCTTGTGCGGCTGACAGACATAAAATAACCAGTAGGGGGGTTTGTTTTCTACCCTCCCAGTGTGCTCCGTGCCTGCCTTTGCGAGAGAAAGGACTAATGCTGGCATGGTACTGTATTAGGCACCCCCAGTAGAATAGTGGGTGAGCAGATCGCAAAGATGAATACAAaatacacacctacacactctCGGCTCGTCTCTCTCCTTTGCAAATACACCGAGgcatcaaaatcacaaatcacatgCTTCTGATTGTTTATGCACAAACAGTGGGTCCCTGATAGAATTGCCTACCGGTCCTGATAGAATTGCCCACCGTGTTTAAATTCACCTGCGCCTAGAAGCGTGTCCCAAACAGAGAGGCGGTTTGGTTCCAGATCAATGAGTCTCTCTCCCACTGAAGACAACAGATAATGCAGTGTAATGAAAGAGCCGCCAAACGagctgaataaatgaatgaataaaggaaCGTGAGACCGGAATTCAGACGCCTACTTACTGCAGGCAAGAAAACCTGTTTTCCAATTGTCTGTTCTCTACAAATTATTCTGCCTGCATACAAATGAcaaaaccaaaagtaaaagacGTTTTGAAAATGTGGAGTTTAGTCTTACACCAGCACTCTTTTCTTTAAAGAATCTGTGTGAAAGAAAATGAGAAATTTGGAATAATTTGGTGATGATACACAATGTAATAAAATCAAATATCCATTTTTTCAGTTGATTTGACGTCATTAAATGCAGAGAGCATGAAAGTATTTTACCAAAAATGTTGTATTCAGATCTCAGTCATCTGAACAGACTACTTAAGTGAGAGggcacaataaacaaacaaacaaaataatgtaCAGTAGCAATGTGGAGatttttcaaaaataatatttcgGAATTTTTTAAACAGTTGTTTgggtattttaatatttcaataatCTGTATGTTTCCACTACTTCAAACTACCTCCGTACAGAGTGGTTTGAAGTGGAGAGATTCTGCTCCACAAGCATGCACACGTACTATTTTATACCATTCACATGCATGGGGGAAATGATGGGGAGATGATGGGTTTATAAATGCACAACACTGGGGATGCAATCGATggtcaaaatattaaaataattccACCTATTTGGTGATGTGATCCAGATACTTGTGAGCCTGAATGAGACAGGGtcaaatattttattacataTATCACATCAGTCCTCAGTATGTGAtacacctttttttaaaaaagactaTGTCTGAAATtgatttaaatcatttaaatcaAATACTTGTGAAATTTGGTGATTTTTTTCCATAATGATTTGTATATTGTATCGATGATGCTCACACAAAATCATTCCCGCTAACATTTAAATCGCACACCTTAAAGCCACATTCATTAAATTTATGCTACAATGTAAAAGACATATTTGCTACACAATCACTGTCACACAAACCAtaatgaatgaaacaaaaagAGTTATTTCCTACCCAGCATGTGGTTGGCCACGTGAACTTGGATGTCCCATTCACTGTAGAAAACCATCTGACATTTGATGCACTGGTAGGTCTTCTTCTGAAAATAAGACCAACAGGAAAGGGATTATTAACTTCAAATTAAGAATCATATTACACCTATATTTTAACAAGTTAACATATCAATACTAAACAAATTTTGAACCTCAGCATGTTACCATGAACTATTCAACCCCATTCAATACAACACTAATTAACCATACCTCTTCAGTTTGTGAAGGACTGGCTCTGGGCATTGGGGACACCTGGGGGGTCTTGAGCTGCCCGCCGTTGCTGTCCCCAGCCTGCTCCCGATGCACCGTCTGGATGTGGTTTTGCAACTCTGCTTCGGTCTCAAACTTCACATTACAGCTGGAGCATCGTGTCTTGGCAGCGGACAATGAGGATGTAGAACAGGATGAAGATGACGACGAGACGGCTTTGCCTTTCCCGTCTCCGGGGCTGAGGCTCTCCCCTTGGATCCACGCGGCTGTGGTTGTCGCCGGAGTGGTGGCTCTgccgtgctgctgctgttgttgccttcCTCCGTTCACCGTCGGACTGGAGCTCTTGGAGCCGGCTGCCGTCACGCAGGACGCGCAGAGTCCGTAAGGCAGTCCGTTGATGTCCAGCTTCACCAGGTCTAGTTTGGACCGGAAATCTTTCAGGCAAGAGGCGCACTTGAAAGGTTTTTGTaggtggtgctgctggtgctgctgatgGTTATGAGAGATGATATTGCGGGCCACGGGTTGGTGGTTGCCGGACATGGTGCCGGTCTTTTGCATGTGGAAGGTACCGTGGATCTTGAGCTCCAACGTAGAGGTGACTGTCTGCATGCACACCACGCAGCGGAAACCTGTCAGGGAGTTCCTCAGGTCGGGGTGCATCTGGCAATGCTCCAGGAAGTCCTCCTCGCTATGCAGTGGCATCTTACAAATGCGGCAGCTGCCCGTGTCCAGACTCTTGCTATGGGTGACCTTGTGCTCAGTCAGAGTGAGCAAGGAAGGGAAGCGCTCCCCGCAGATGGGGCACATATAGTGTTTGACAGGCCCAAGGTGGGTCTGCATATGTTCCCTCAGCCCAGGCTCAGAGAAGAAGGTGCGGGAGCAGACATTGCACTTGTGGGTGCCCTTAATCATGTCGGCTTTCCTTTTCATCATGGCACTTTCGCCAGGGCGTATATTGTGGTCCCTCAACTGGTGGTTGGTGAGGAGCGAGTCCATGGTGTAAGACGCCCCGCAGATGTCACACCCAAACATGGGATCTGCAGTGTCCAACTCTTCCTCGCTTCCATCATGGCTGTTGTGAGTCTCCACCACGGATCCTACCACAGCTCCTGGACCATGGCTGTTAGTCAGGAGACCATGTAGCTCGGCATCTTCTTTAGGCTGGCTGTCCCCACCAATTACAGTAGAGCCATTAGCACCACAGTTCTGCGCCTTTCCCTCAAACACACAGTGTTTCTCCCTCAAATGCTTCTCCAAAAGGACGATGGCGTGGAAGGCCTTACTGCAGAAGCGGCAGTTATACTTCTTGCTGTGGGTTGTGATGTGGcactgcaactccacctccgtGCCAAAAGACTCCCCGCAAAAAATGCAGCGGTGGGCGCGGCCCTGGTTTTCCAGATGGCTGTGTTTGACGTGTAGCTGCAGGTCAGTCTCGTGCCTGAAGTCCCAGTTGCAGGAGGTGCAGCGGTACACCTTTTTCTCATTGCTGTGCTTGACGGCGAGGTGGAGCTGAGTGGACACCTTTGAGTCAAACACCTCCTGACACAAAGTGCAACGAAAGAACACAAAGGTGTGCATGTCCAGTAGGTGCTTCTGCAGGTCGTCCACTGAAGTGAACTGCTTGTCGCAGCTCTCACAGATGTAATACGTGGAGGTAATAGTGAAGTGAATTGTCACGTGCTTCAACAGGGACTCTTGGTTGGGGAACTCCTTGTTGCACTGTGGGCAGGTGAGTTGAGGCTGCATGCCATCCAGATGAGTTTTTAGGTGAGTCTGGAAAAGGTCTAGACTGGTGTACTTGGCTCCACACTGATTACATATGAACTCACTGGTAGTGCGTGAGGCCGAGCTGCCTTGTTTCAGCATGGTTTGTTCCACGGATATTGGAGATGAAGGGCTGAGGGTGCGCAGGGATTTCTTTCCGTTGTTGATGTAGTTAAGTGCCAGTGGAATGTTCTTGTGGTTCTCCTTGATGTGCTTGTTGAGCTTCAGAACACTGTTGAATATGGGGGAGTTGGTGCAGTACGAACAGGAGTACACCTCTACTATAGACTCCTTGGGAGTTACAGCCAGGGGGGAGTCGAAGCGCAGGCTTCCCCCGTCACAGTGAGTCTGACGAACATGCTCCTCCAAGGTATTCTCTGTCAAGAACCCCATGAAGCATTGGGGGCAGAAGAAGGCGTTGCTCTCCTTTGCCACAGGACTGGGAAAGCCGTGGGAGCAGCGAATGTGTTCCTGGAGGGCGTTGAGGTCGGTTAATACCTCAGGACAGAAGTTACACTGAAGGAGGGGATCAGGCAAGCTGACTAACAGGGCAGCGTGGTCTTCTGCGTTGTGGACCTGCTTAAGATGTTCATTTAGATTTAGCAAAGAGGGTAGAACCTCCAAACAAAACTGGCAAGTGTGAGCCTGCTCTGGTTTGTCAAGGTGCATTGTCCGCAGGTGAATTTGAAGCACAGCCAAACTGGAGAATACTTGCTTGTTGCAGTAGATGCAACTGTAGGAGACTTTAGGCTGTTTGGAGCCGCGTCCTCCCATGTCTGATGTGTTCTGAGCGgccctctttctcctcccccTCGCCTTGGGCACGGGTGGTGCTGTCTCCACCATCGTGGAGCTGTCGACGGAGAGGTTAGAGTCAGGAGTGGTGCTCGAGACAGAGGTGTAGCCCACAGTCAGCAAAGAAGggctgttgctatggttactgGATTCGGGGAGCTGGTGGATGTCCATGTGAGAGTAGAGGTC
It includes:
- the LOC141777262 gene encoding zinc finger protein 521-like isoform X8 produces the protein MSRRKQAKPRSLKEDNVTEDQHSPGQTAIPSDGADLEDDPSCSWPASSPSSKDQTSPGHCEDYDFGEDEGGPGLPYPCQFCDKSFSRLSFLKRHEQSHGDKLPFSCTFCSRLFKHKRSRDRHVKLHTGDKKYHCGECDSAFSRSDHLKIHMKTHASNKPHKCPVCRRGFLSSSSLHGHMQVHERGKDGSGSSLSRSDEWKLKETRKCSRCEEGFDVPEELQRHISECHPECSPSEDGGLGATLQCIYCHEPFSDEGTLLTHIDQAHSRDRKGHTCAICSEHFLSVEDLYSHMDIHQLPESSNHSNSPSLLTVGYTSVSSTTPDSNLSVDSSTMVETAPPVPKARGRRKRAAQNTSDMGGRGSKQPKVSYSCIYCNKQVFSSLAVLQIHLRTMHLDKPEQAHTCQFCLEVLPSLLNLNEHLKQVHNAEDHAALLVSLPDPLLQCNFCPEVLTDLNALQEHIRCSHGFPSPVAKESNAFFCPQCFMGFLTENTLEEHVRQTHCDGGSLRFDSPLAVTPKESIVEVYSCSYCTNSPIFNSVLKLNKHIKENHKNIPLALNYINNGKKSLRTLSPSSPISVEQTMLKQGSSASRTTSEFICNQCGAKYTSLDLFQTHLKTHLDGMQPQLTCPQCNKEFPNQESLLKHVTIHFTITSTYYICESCDKQFTSVDDLQKHLLDMHTFVFFRCTLCQEVFDSKVSTQLHLAVKHSNEKKVYRCTSCNWDFRHETDLQLHVKHSHLENQGRAHRCIFCGESFGTEVELQCHITTHSKKYNCRFCSKAFHAIVLLEKHLREKHCVFEGKAQNCGANGSTVIGGDSQPKEDAELHGLLTNSHGPGAVVGSVVETHNSHDGSEEELDTADPMFGCDICGASYTMDSLLTNHQLRDHNIRPGESAMMKRKADMIKGTHKCNVCSRTFFSEPGLREHMQTHLGPVKHYMCPICGERFPSLLTLTEHKVTHSKSLDTGSCRICKMPLHSEEDFLEHCQMHPDLRNSLTGFRCVVCMQTVTSTLELKIHGTFHMQKTGTMSGNHQPVARNIISHNHQQHQQHHLQKPFKCASCLKDFRSKLDLVKLDINGLPYGLCASCVTAAGSKSSSPTVNGGRQQQQQHGRATTPATTTAAWIQGESLSPGDGKGKAVSSSSSSCSTSSLSAAKTRCSSCNVKFETEAELQNHIQTVHREQAGDSNGGQLKTPQVSPMPRASPSQTEEKKTYQCIKCQMVFYSEWDIQVHVANHMLGSQVSGSHHQIEEGLNHECKLCSQSFDSPAKLQCHLIEHSFEGMGGTFKCPVCFTVFVQANKLQQHIFSAHGQEDKIYDCSQCPQKFFFQTELQNHALTQHSS
- the LOC141777262 gene encoding zinc finger protein 521-like isoform X5; the encoded protein is MSRRKQAKPRSLKEDNVTEDQHSPGQTAIPSDPECALERAAEDGEPGRLRKRLLSPEEGEEGEEDDEEPALHSCDSCRQVFESLSDLTEHKINQCQLTDGADLEDDPSCSWPASSPSSKDQTSPGHCEDYDFGEDEGGPGLPYPCQFCDKSFSRLSFLKRHEQSHGDKLPFSCTFCSRLFKHKRSRDRHVKLHTGDKKYHCGECDSAFSRSDHLKIHMKTHASNKPHKCPVCRRGFLSSSSLHGHMQVHERGKDGSGSSLSRSDEWKLKETRKCSRCEEGFDVPEELQRHISECHPECSPSEDGGLGATLQCIYCHEPFSDEGTLLTHIDQAHSRDRKGHTCAICSEHFLSVEDLYSHMDIHQLPESSNHSNSPSLLTVGYTSVSSTTPDSNLSVDSSTMVETAPPVPKARGRRKRAAQNTSDMGGRGSKQPKVSYSCIYCNKQVFSSLAVLQIHLRTMHLDKPEQAHTCQFCLEVLPSLLNLNEHLKQVHNAEDHAALLVSLPDPLLQCNFCPEVLTDLNALQEHIRCSHGFPSPVAKESNAFFCPQCFMGFLTENTLEEHVRQTHCDGGSLRFDSPLAVTPKESIVEVYSCSYCTNSPIFNSVLKLNKHIKENHKNIPLALNYINNGKKSLRTLSPSSPISVEQTMLKQGSSASRTTSEFICNQCGAKYTSLDLFQTHLKTHLDGMQPQLTCPQCNKEFPNQESLLKHVTIHFTITSTYYICESCDKQFTSVDDLQKHLLDMHTFVFFRCTLCQEVFDSKVSTQLHLAVKHSNEKKVYRCTSCNWDFRHETDLQLHVKHSHLENQGRAHRCIFCGESFGTEVELQCHITTHSKKYNCRFCSKAFHAIVLLEKHLREKHCVFEGKAQNCGANGSTVIGGDSQPKEDAELHGLLTNSHGPGAVVGSVVETHNSHDGSEEELDTADPMFGCDICGASYTMDSLLTNHQLRDHNIRPGESAMMKRKADMIKGTHKCNVCSRTFFSEPGLREHMQTHLGPVKHYMCPICGERFPSLLTLTEHKVTHSKSLDTGSCRICKMPLHSEEDFLEHCQMHPDLRNSLTGFRCVVCMQTVTSTLELKIHGTFHMQKTGTMSGNHQPVARNIISHNHQQHQQHHLQKPFKCASCLKDFRSKLDLVKLDINGLPYGLCASCVTAAGSKSSSPTVNGGRQQQQQHGRATTPATTTAAWIQGESLSPGDGKGKAVSSSSSSCSTSSLSAAKTRCSSCNVKFETEAELQNHIQTVHREQAGDSNGGQLKTPQVSPMPRASPSQTEEKKTYQCIKCQMVFYSEWDIQVHVANHMLEEGLNHECKLCSQSFDSPAKLQCHLIEHSFEGMGGTFKCPVCFTVFVQANKLQQHIFSAHGQEDKIYDCSQCPQKFFFQTELQNHALTQHSS
- the LOC141777262 gene encoding zinc finger protein 521-like isoform X11, encoding MKTHASNKPHKCPVCRRGFLSSSSLHGHMQVHERGKDGSGSSLSRSDEWKLKETRKCSRCEEGFDVPEELQRHISECHPECSPSEDGGLGATLQCIYCHEPFSDEGTLLTHIDQAHSRDRKGHTCAICSEHFLSVEDLYSHMDIHQLPESSNHSNSPSLLTVGYTSVSSTTPDSNLSVDSSTMVETAPPVPKARGRRKRAAQNTSDMGGRGSKQPKVSYSCIYCNKQVFSSLAVLQIHLRTMHLDKPEQAHTCQFCLEVLPSLLNLNEHLKQVHNAEDHAALLVSLPDPLLQCNFCPEVLTDLNALQEHIRCSHGFPSPVAKESNAFFCPQCFMGFLTENTLEEHVRQTHCDGGSLRFDSPLAVTPKESIVEVYSCSYCTNSPIFNSVLKLNKHIKENHKNIPLALNYINNGKKSLRTLSPSSPISVEQTMLKQGSSASRTTSEFICNQCGAKYTSLDLFQTHLKTHLDGMQPQLTCPQCNKEFPNQESLLKHVTIHFTITSTYYICESCDKQFTSVDDLQKHLLDMHTFVFFRCTLCQEVFDSKVSTQLHLAVKHSNEKKVYRCTSCNWDFRHETDLQLHVKHSHLENQGRAHRCIFCGESFGTEVELQCHITTHSKKYNCRFCSKAFHAIVLLEKHLREKHCVFEGKAQNCGANGSTVIGGDSQPKEDAELHGLLTNSHGPGAVVGSVVETHNSHDGSEEELDTADPMFGCDICGASYTMDSLLTNHQLRDHNIRPGESAMMKRKADMIKGTHKCNVCSRTFFSEPGLREHMQTHLGPVKHYMCPICGERFPSLLTLTEHKVTHSKSLDTGSCRICKMPLHSEEDFLEHCQMHPDLRNSLTGFRCVVCMQTVTSTLELKIHGTFHMQKTGTMSGNHQPVARNIISHNHQQHQQHHLQKPFKCASCLKDFRSKLDLVKLDINGLPYGLCASCVTAAGSKSSSPTVNGGRQQQQQHGRATTPATTTAAWIQGESLSPGDGKGKAVSSSSSSCSTSSLSAAKTRCSSCNVKFETEAELQNHIQTVHREQAGDSNGGQLKTPQVSPMPRASPSQTEEKKTYQCIKCQMVFYSEWDIQVHVANHMLEEGLNHECKLCSQSFDSPAKLQCHLIEHSFEGMGGTFKCPVCFTVFVQANKLQQHIFSAHGQEDKIYDCSQCPQKFFFQTELQNHALTQHSS
- the LOC141777262 gene encoding zinc finger protein 521-like isoform X6, with protein sequence MSRRKQAKPRSLKVEDNVTEDQHSPGQTAIPSDPECALERAAEDGEPGRLRKRLLSPEEGEEGEEDDEEPALHSCDSCRQVFESLSDLTEHKINQCQLTDGADLEDDPSCSWPASSPSSKDQTSPGHCEDYDFGEDEGGPGLPYPCQFCDKSFSRLSFLKRHEQSHGDKLPFSCTFCSRLFKHKRSRDRHVKLHTGDKKYHCGECDSAFSRSDHLKIHMKTHASNKPHKCPVCRRGFLSSSSLHGHMQVHERGKDGSGSSLSRSDEWKLKETRKCSRCEEGFDVPEELQRHISECHPECSPSEDGGLGATLQCIYCHEPFSDEGTLLTHIDQAHSRDRKGHTCAICSEHFLSVEDLYSHMDIHQLPESSNHSNSPSLLTVGYTSVSSTTPDSNLSVDSSTMVETAPPVPKARGRRKRAAQNTSDMGGRGSKQPKVSYSCIYCNKQVFSSLAVLQIHLRTMHLDKPEQAHTCQFCLEVLPSLLNLNEHLKQVHNAEDHAALLVSLPDPLLQCNFCPEVLTDLNALQEHIRCSHGFPSPVAKESNAFFCPQCFMGFLTENTLEEHVRQTHCDGGSLRFDSPLAVTPKESIVEVYSCSYCTNSPIFNSVLKLNKHIKENHKNIPLALNYINNGKKSLRTLSPSSPISVEQTMLKQGSSASRTTSEFICNQCGAKYTSLDLFQTHLKTHLDGMQPQLTCPQCNKEFPNQESLLKHVTIHFTITSTYYICESCDKQFTSVDDLQKHLLDMHTFVFFRCTLCQEVFDSKVSTQLHLAVKHSNEKKVYRCTSCNWDFRHETDLQLHVKHSHLENQGRAHRCIFCGESFGTEVELQCHITTHSKKYNCRFCSKAFHAIVLLEKHLREKHCVFEGKAQNCGANGSTVIGGDSQPKEDAELHGLLTNSHGPGAVVGSVVETHNSHDGSEEELDTADPMFGCDICGASYTMDSLLTNHQLRDHNIRPGESAMMKRKADMIKGTHKCNVCSRTFFSEPGLREHMQTHLGPVKHYMCPICGERFPSLLTLTEHKVTHSKSLDTGSCRICKMPLHSEEDFLEHCQMHPDLRNSLTGFRCVVCMQTVTSTLELKIHGTFHMQKTGTMSGNHQPVARNIISHNHQQHQQHHLQKPFKCASCLKDFRSKLDLVKLDINGLPYGLCASCVTAAGSKSSSPTVNGGRQQQQQHGRATTPATTTAAWIQGESLSPGDGKGKAVSSSSSSCSTSSLSAAKTRCSSCNVKFETEAELQNHIQTVHREQAGDSNGGQLKTPQVSPMPRASPSQTEEKTYQCIKCQMVFYSEWDIQVHVANHMLEEGLNHECKLCSQSFDSPAKLQCHLIEHSFEGMGGTFKCPVCFTVFVQANKLQQHIFSAHGQEDKIYDCSQCPQKFFFQTELQNHALTQHSS
- the LOC141777262 gene encoding zinc finger protein 521-like isoform X4; its protein translation is MSRRKQAKPRSLKVEDNVTEDQHSPGQTAIPSDPECALERAAEDGEPGRLRKRLLSPEEGEEGEEDDEEPALHSCDSCRQVFESLSDLTEHKINQCQLTDGADLEDDPSCSWPASSPSSKDQTSPGHCEDYDFGEDEGGPGLPYPCQFCDKSFSRLSFLKRHEQSHGDKLPFSCTFCSRLFKHKRSRDRHVKLHTGDKKYHCGECDSAFSRSDHLKIHMKTHASNKPHKCPVCRRGFLSSSSLHGHMQVHERGKDGSGSSLSRSDEWKLKETRKCSRCEEGFDVPEELQRHISECHPECSPSEDGGLGATLQCIYCHEPFSDEGTLLTHIDQAHSRDRKGHTCAICSEHFLSVEDLYSHMDIHQLPESSNHSNSPSLLTVGYTSVSSTTPDSNLSVDSSTMVETAPPVPKARGRRKRAAQNTSDMGGRGSKQPKVSYSCIYCNKQVFSSLAVLQIHLRTMHLDKPEQAHTCQFCLEVLPSLLNLNEHLKQVHNAEDHAALLVSLPDPLLQCNFCPEVLTDLNALQEHIRCSHGFPSPVAKESNAFFCPQCFMGFLTENTLEEHVRQTHCDGGSLRFDSPLAVTPKESIVEVYSCSYCTNSPIFNSVLKLNKHIKENHKNIPLALNYINNGKKSLRTLSPSSPISVEQTMLKQGSSASRTTSEFICNQCGAKYTSLDLFQTHLKTHLDGMQPQLTCPQCNKEFPNQESLLKHVTIHFTITSTYYICESCDKQFTSVDDLQKHLLDMHTFVFFRCTLCQEVFDSKVSTQLHLAVKHSNEKKVYRCTSCNWDFRHETDLQLHVKHSHLENQGRAHRCIFCGESFGTEVELQCHITTHSKKYNCRFCSKAFHAIVLLEKHLREKHCVFEGKAQNCGANGSTVIGGDSQPKEDAELHGLLTNSHGPGAVVGSVVETHNSHDGSEEELDTADPMFGCDICGASYTMDSLLTNHQLRDHNIRPGESAMMKRKADMIKGTHKCNVCSRTFFSEPGLREHMQTHLGPVKHYMCPICGERFPSLLTLTEHKVTHSKSLDTGSCRICKMPLHSEEDFLEHCQMHPDLRNSLTGFRCVVCMQTVTSTLELKIHGTFHMQKTGTMSGNHQPVARNIISHNHQQHQQHHLQKPFKCASCLKDFRSKLDLVKLDINGLPYGLCASCVTAAGSKSSSPTVNGGRQQQQQHGRATTPATTTAAWIQGESLSPGDGKGKAVSSSSSSCSTSSLSAAKTRCSSCNVKFETEAELQNHIQTVHREQAGDSNGGQLKTPQVSPMPRASPSQTEEKKTYQCIKCQMVFYSEWDIQVHVANHMLEEGLNHECKLCSQSFDSPAKLQCHLIEHSFEGMGGTFKCPVCFTVFVQANKLQQHIFSAHGQEDKIYDCSQCPQKFFFQTELQNHALTQHSS